The Stenotrophomonas rhizophila genome has a window encoding:
- the tolA gene encoding cell envelope integrity protein TolA, with product MHAEALPPQRQPEGEWGLPIALAILVHVLLALVFIAAWLWSPQRSTEAAAGDPAIEASLQLSASEAAAARQALRASEKLPDLPEPVAEPTPVEEDTVPPPQPLPEPRPQDAPTPQQQNAQERIAQPDTVDQAAVNAMSISAEKAKQEQEAKRRQEQIDLTERKRVEEAEQKLRLAKQQEEAARKKKLAEQEQKANDVKAEAERQKKIAEIRSRREAAEKEAKLAEQKLRQLAAARAAAGQSTAGSSGAAQPAAGGGGTSDDLRAKYAAAIQQKVLAAWTRPDNVPFGQRCKIVIVQLPGGNVNSAKVSPDCPFDEAGRRSIEAAVLNAQPLPYRGFEEVFSRQLNFTFTAQDN from the coding sequence ATGCACGCTGAAGCCCTGCCACCGCAGCGCCAGCCGGAAGGCGAGTGGGGCCTGCCGATCGCACTTGCGATCCTGGTCCACGTGCTGCTCGCGCTGGTGTTCATCGCCGCCTGGCTGTGGTCACCCCAGCGCAGCACCGAAGCGGCCGCCGGCGATCCGGCCATTGAAGCCAGCCTGCAGCTGTCGGCCTCGGAAGCCGCTGCGGCACGCCAGGCGCTGCGTGCCTCGGAAAAACTGCCTGACCTGCCCGAGCCGGTGGCCGAGCCGACCCCGGTGGAAGAAGACACCGTGCCGCCGCCACAGCCGCTGCCCGAGCCGCGCCCGCAGGACGCGCCCACCCCGCAGCAGCAGAACGCGCAGGAACGCATCGCCCAGCCCGACACCGTCGACCAGGCCGCGGTCAACGCGATGTCGATTTCCGCCGAGAAGGCCAAGCAGGAGCAGGAAGCCAAGCGCCGCCAGGAGCAGATCGACCTGACCGAGCGCAAGCGCGTGGAAGAGGCCGAACAGAAACTGCGCCTGGCCAAGCAGCAGGAAGAGGCCGCGCGGAAGAAGAAGCTGGCCGAGCAGGAGCAGAAGGCCAACGACGTCAAGGCCGAAGCCGAGCGCCAGAAGAAGATCGCCGAGATCCGCAGCCGCCGCGAGGCCGCCGAGAAGGAAGCGAAGCTCGCCGAGCAGAAGCTGCGCCAGCTGGCTGCCGCGCGTGCCGCCGCAGGCCAGTCCACCGCCGGCTCCAGCGGCGCCGCCCAGCCGGCCGCCGGCGGCGGCGGTACCAGCGATGACCTGCGTGCCAAGTACGCGGCAGCGATCCAGCAGAAGGTGCTGGCGGCGTGGACCCGCCCGGACAACGTGCCGTTCGGCCAGCGCTGCAAGATCGTGATCGTGCAGCTGCCCGGCGGCAACGTGAATTCGGCCAAGGTCAGCCCGGATTGCCCGTTCGACGAGGCCGGCCGCCGTTCGATCGAAGCGGCCGTGCTCAACGCCCAGCCGCTGCCGTACCGCGGCTTCGAAGAGGTGTTCTCGCGCCAGCTCAACTTCACCTTTACCGCCCAGGACAACTGA
- the tolR gene encoding protein TolR, whose translation MTAAIGRRKRRKLKSEINVVPYIDVMLVLLIIFMVTAPLLTLSFEVDLPSSQAKALESKQDPVIVSVRLDGQLSLKLPEAKEPAPMDAGQLQAQLGALAAQDKNLRVIVAADKAVAYEKVVAAMDVIKRANVEKVGLATDAR comes from the coding sequence ATGACCGCTGCCATCGGCCGCCGCAAGCGCCGCAAGCTCAAATCCGAAATCAACGTCGTGCCGTACATCGACGTCATGCTGGTGCTGTTGATCATCTTCATGGTCACCGCGCCGCTGCTCACCCTGAGCTTTGAAGTGGACCTGCCCAGTTCGCAGGCCAAGGCGCTGGAGAGCAAGCAGGACCCGGTGATCGTCTCGGTGCGCCTGGACGGCCAGCTCAGCCTGAAGCTGCCGGAAGCCAAGGAGCCGGCCCCGATGGACGCCGGCCAGCTGCAGGCCCAGCTCGGCGCGCTCGCCGCACAGGACAAGAACCTGCGCGTGATCGTGGCCGCCGACAAGGCCGTGGCCTATGAAAAGGTGGTCGCGGCGATGGACGTGATCAAGCGCGCCAACGTGGAAAAGGTGGGCCTGGCGACCGATGCACGCTGA
- the tolQ gene encoding protein TolQ, which yields MIGMLLALQATVVEALPQEVTSAASQTVAQAAHGGGINYLDLMIKASLPVKIIVLLLLAGSFISWVIIFRKARVFNAANREADEFESRFWSGADLGKLYSAATDRNRKVGGLEAIFEAGFREFTRLRDKRRLDGRAQLEGAQRAMRTTFTREVDQMERSLELLANIGSTAPYVGLVGTVFGIMVTMHDMINSGEQAGIASVAPGISEALFATAIGLFVAIPAVWAYNRFTTRVERLSVRFETFAEEFSSILQRQSAGDE from the coding sequence ATGATCGGAATGCTCCTGGCCCTGCAGGCCACGGTGGTCGAAGCGCTGCCGCAGGAAGTCACCAGCGCCGCGTCGCAGACCGTCGCCCAAGCCGCGCACGGCGGTGGCATCAATTACCTGGACCTGATGATCAAGGCCAGCCTGCCGGTGAAGATCATCGTGCTGCTGCTGCTTGCCGGCTCGTTCATCAGCTGGGTGATCATCTTCCGCAAGGCGCGCGTGTTCAACGCCGCCAACCGCGAAGCCGATGAGTTCGAAAGCCGCTTCTGGTCCGGTGCCGACCTGGGCAAGCTGTACAGCGCTGCCACCGACCGCAACCGCAAGGTGGGCGGCCTGGAGGCGATCTTCGAGGCCGGTTTCCGCGAATTCACCCGTCTGCGCGACAAGCGCCGGCTGGATGGCCGCGCCCAGCTCGAAGGCGCCCAGCGCGCCATGCGCACCACCTTCACCCGTGAAGTGGACCAGATGGAGCGCAGCCTGGAGCTGCTGGCCAACATCGGTTCCACCGCCCCCTACGTGGGCCTGGTCGGCACCGTGTTCGGCATCATGGTGACCATGCACGACATGATCAACAGCGGTGAGCAGGCCGGTATCGCCTCGGTTGCACCGGGTATTTCCGAAGCCCTGTTCGCCACCGCCATCGGCCTGTTCGTGGCCATCCCGGCGGTGTGGGCCTACAACCGCTTCACCACCCGCGTCGAGCGCCTGTCGGTCCGCTTCGAGACCTTCGCCGAAGAGTTCAGCTCGATCCTGCAGCGCCAGTCCGCGGGCGACGAGTAA
- the ybgC gene encoding tol-pal system-associated acyl-CoA thioesterase, with amino-acid sequence MSVDLRFSWPTRIYWEDTDAGGVVYHARYVAFMERARTEWMRALGYGQERTRTEHGLVFAVRSMTMEFLKPARLDDALAVTATLVQCKRASMVFDQAVCRGDETLLTAQVKIAALDAATFKPRGMDDVLHAALKPHVIQIAAY; translated from the coding sequence ATGTCGGTTGACCTGCGGTTCAGTTGGCCGACACGCATATATTGGGAAGATACCGACGCTGGCGGGGTGGTCTACCACGCCCGCTACGTGGCCTTCATGGAGCGGGCGCGCACCGAATGGATGCGGGCCCTGGGCTACGGCCAGGAACGCACCCGCACCGAGCATGGCCTGGTGTTCGCGGTCCGGTCGATGACCATGGAGTTCCTCAAGCCGGCGCGGCTGGACGACGCGCTGGCGGTGACCGCCACGCTGGTGCAGTGCAAGCGCGCCAGCATGGTGTTCGACCAGGCGGTGTGTCGCGGCGATGAAACGCTGCTGACCGCGCAGGTGAAAATCGCGGCACTGGACGCTGCCACATTCAAGCCGCGCGGCATGGACGATGTTCTCCACGCCGCGCTGAAACCCCACGTAATTCAAATAGCCGCATATTGA
- the ruvB gene encoding Holliday junction branch migration DNA helicase RuvB — MTDDRIIGAGATREDDTTDASIRPKRMADYLGQAPVREQLSIYIEAAKARGDALDHVLIFGPPGLGKTTLSHVIANELGVALRVTSGPVIEKAGDLAALLTNLQPHDVLFIDEIHRLSPVVEEVLYPAMEDFQIDIMIGEGPAARSIKIDLPPFTLIGATTRAGLLTAPLRDRFGIVHRLEFYTPEELTRIVRRSAAILGIDCTADGAAEIARRSRGTPRIANRLLRRVRDYAQVKAAGHIDQEVAQAAMQMLKVDPEGFDDLDRRMLRTLIDYFDGGPVGVESMAAALSEERGTLEDVVEPYLIQQGFLVRTARGRMATQKAYRHLGLKPKNPPADLFAEVPDVG; from the coding sequence ATGACCGACGACCGCATCATCGGCGCCGGTGCCACCCGCGAGGATGACACCACCGACGCCAGCATCCGCCCCAAGCGCATGGCCGATTACCTTGGCCAGGCGCCCGTGCGCGAGCAGCTGTCGATCTACATCGAAGCGGCCAAGGCCCGCGGCGATGCGCTGGACCATGTGCTGATCTTCGGGCCGCCGGGCTTGGGCAAGACCACCCTGAGCCACGTCATCGCCAACGAGCTGGGCGTGGCGCTGCGGGTGACCTCCGGGCCGGTGATCGAAAAAGCCGGCGACCTGGCCGCGCTGCTCACCAACCTGCAGCCGCACGACGTGCTGTTCATCGATGAAATCCACCGCCTGTCGCCGGTGGTGGAAGAAGTGCTGTACCCGGCGATGGAAGATTTCCAGATCGACATCATGATCGGCGAGGGCCCTGCGGCCCGCTCGATCAAGATCGACCTGCCGCCGTTCACCCTGATCGGCGCCACCACCCGGGCCGGCCTGCTGACCGCGCCGCTGCGCGACCGCTTCGGCATCGTGCACCGGCTGGAGTTCTACACCCCCGAAGAGCTGACCAGGATCGTCCGGCGCTCGGCGGCCATCCTCGGCATCGACTGCACCGCCGATGGCGCGGCGGAAATCGCGCGGCGTTCGCGCGGCACCCCGCGTATCGCCAACCGGCTGCTGCGCCGGGTGCGCGACTACGCCCAGGTCAAGGCCGCCGGCCATATCGACCAAGAAGTGGCGCAGGCCGCCATGCAGATGCTGAAGGTGGACCCGGAAGGCTTCGACGACCTCGACCGGCGCATGCTGCGCACGCTGATCGATTACTTCGACGGCGGCCCGGTAGGCGTGGAATCAATGGCCGCGGCCCTGTCCGAAGAGCGCGGCACCCTGGAAGATGTGGTCGAACCCTACCTGATCCAGCAGGGCTTCCTGGTGCGCACCGCGCGCGGCCGCATGGCTACCCAGAAGGCCTACCGCCACCTGGGCCTGAAGCCGAAGAATCCCCCGGCCGACCTGTTCGCGGAGGTGCCGGATGTCGGTTGA
- a CDS encoding potassium transporter Kup, whose amino-acid sequence MSTSSTQHDSGQHGHGHAPAASGLALIVGAIGVVFGDIGTSPLYTLKEAFSPHYGLNSDHDTVLGVLSLAFWALNIVVTLKYVTIIMRADNDGEGGIMALMALTQRTLRHGSRSAYVVGILGIFGASLFFGDGVITPAISVLGAVEGLEVAAPGLHAFIVPITVVVLLAVFAVQRFGTEKIGKLFGPITSIWFISLAAIGIWNIVDSPEVLKAFNPMWALRFFMEHGWHGIFILGAVVLAVTGGEALYADMGHFGAKPIRHAWYFFVLPCLVLNYLGQGALVLNNPEAVKNPFFEAVPEWALYPMIILATMAAVIASQSVITGAFSVSRQAMQLGYIPRMRITHTSHDTIGQIYIPGINWGIAVMVIGLVLAFRSSSNLAVAYGISVSATMLIDTLLLALVARALWPTSRYWIIPLCVVFFIIDLGFVIANGAKLLQGAWFPVVLGIVLFTMMRTWRRGRELLRDEIRKDGIRLDTFLPGLMLAPPVRVPGTAVFLTADPSVAPHALMHNLKHNKVLHERNVFLHVETLPIPYAMEGKRLKIESVGDEFYRVFVRFGFMETPDVPLALMRSCDHGGIYFDPMDTTFFASRETIVATANRGMPIWRDKLFALMHRNAAPATGFFRIPGNRLVELGAQVEI is encoded by the coding sequence ATGTCCACCTCTTCCACCCAGCACGACAGCGGCCAGCACGGGCACGGCCATGCGCCGGCCGCCAGCGGCCTGGCCCTGATCGTCGGCGCCATCGGCGTGGTGTTCGGCGACATCGGTACCAGCCCGCTCTATACCCTGAAGGAAGCGTTCTCGCCGCATTACGGCCTCAACAGCGACCACGACACCGTGCTGGGCGTGCTGTCGCTGGCGTTCTGGGCGCTGAACATCGTGGTGACGCTGAAGTACGTCACCATCATCATGCGCGCCGACAACGACGGCGAGGGCGGCATCATGGCGTTGATGGCGCTGACCCAGCGCACCCTGCGCCACGGGTCGCGCTCGGCCTATGTGGTGGGCATCCTGGGCATCTTCGGCGCCTCGCTGTTCTTCGGCGACGGCGTGATCACCCCGGCCATTTCCGTGCTGGGCGCGGTGGAGGGCCTGGAGGTGGCCGCCCCCGGCCTGCATGCCTTCATCGTGCCGATCACCGTGGTGGTGCTGTTGGCGGTGTTTGCCGTGCAGCGCTTCGGCACCGAGAAGATCGGCAAGTTGTTCGGGCCGATCACCTCGATCTGGTTCATTTCGCTGGCCGCGATCGGCATCTGGAACATCGTGGATTCGCCCGAAGTGCTCAAGGCCTTCAACCCGATGTGGGCGCTGCGCTTCTTCATGGAGCACGGCTGGCACGGCATCTTCATCCTCGGTGCGGTGGTGCTGGCGGTGACCGGTGGCGAGGCGCTGTATGCGGACATGGGCCACTTCGGGGCCAAGCCGATCCGCCACGCCTGGTACTTCTTCGTGCTGCCGTGCCTGGTGCTGAACTACCTGGGGCAGGGCGCGCTGGTGCTCAACAACCCCGAAGCGGTGAAGAACCCGTTCTTCGAAGCGGTGCCGGAGTGGGCGCTGTATCCGATGATCATCCTGGCCACCATGGCCGCGGTGATCGCCTCGCAGTCGGTCATCACCGGCGCGTTCTCGGTCTCGCGCCAGGCCATGCAGCTGGGCTACATCCCGCGCATGCGCATCACCCATACCTCGCACGACACCATCGGCCAGATCTACATCCCCGGCATCAACTGGGGCATCGCGGTGATGGTGATCGGGCTGGTGCTGGCCTTCCGCAGCTCCTCCAACCTGGCGGTGGCCTACGGCATCTCGGTGTCGGCGACCATGCTCATCGATACCCTGCTGCTGGCGCTGGTGGCCCGCGCGCTGTGGCCGACCTCGCGTTACTGGATCATCCCGCTGTGCGTGGTGTTCTTCATCATCGACCTGGGCTTTGTGATCGCCAACGGTGCCAAGCTGCTGCAGGGCGCCTGGTTCCCGGTGGTGCTGGGCATCGTGCTGTTCACCATGATGCGCACCTGGCGGCGTGGCCGCGAGCTGCTGCGCGATGAGATCCGCAAGGACGGCATCCGGCTGGATACCTTCCTGCCCGGGCTGATGCTGGCCCCGCCGGTACGGGTGCCGGGCACGGCGGTGTTCCTCACCGCCGACCCCTCGGTGGCCCCGCACGCGCTGATGCACAACCTCAAGCACAACAAGGTGCTGCACGAGCGCAACGTGTTCCTGCACGTGGAAACCCTGCCCATTCCGTACGCGATGGAAGGCAAGCGCCTGAAGATCGAATCGGTGGGCGATGAGTTCTACCGCGTGTTCGTGCGCTTCGGGTTCATGGAAACCCCGGACGTGCCGCTGGCGCTGATGCGCTCGTGCGACCACGGCGGGATCTATTTCGACCCGATGGACACCACCTTCTTCGCCAGCCGCGAGACCATTGTGGCCACCGCCAACCGCGGCATGCCGATCTGGCGCGACAAGCTGTTCGCGCTGATGCACCGGAACGCGGCGCCGGCGACCGGGTTCTTCCGGATCCCAGGAAATCGCCTCGTAGAGCTGGGCGCGCAGGTCGAGATCTGA
- the ruvA gene encoding Holliday junction branch migration protein RuvA: MIGRLRGIVAYKAPPWLLIDVNGVGYELEAPMSTFYDLPELGREVTLFTHYAQKEDSVSLYGFLREGERRLFRDVQKVSGIGAKIALAVLSGVSVDEFAKMVQAGDITALTRIPGIGKKTAERMVLELRDRAANFGGGGAPIAGAAPATDPVSEATVALQQLGYKPTEAARMARDANAEGDDVATVIRKALQAALR; the protein is encoded by the coding sequence ATGATTGGTCGTCTGCGTGGGATCGTGGCGTACAAGGCGCCGCCGTGGCTGCTGATCGACGTCAACGGCGTCGGCTACGAGCTGGAGGCGCCGATGAGCACCTTCTACGACCTGCCCGAACTGGGCCGCGAGGTCACCCTCTTCACCCACTACGCGCAGAAGGAAGACAGCGTCTCGCTGTATGGCTTCCTGCGCGAGGGCGAGCGCCGCCTGTTCCGCGATGTGCAGAAGGTCAGCGGCATTGGCGCCAAGATCGCGCTGGCGGTGCTGTCCGGGGTGAGCGTGGATGAGTTCGCGAAGATGGTGCAGGCCGGTGACATCACCGCGCTGACCCGCATTCCGGGCATCGGCAAGAAGACCGCCGAGCGCATGGTGCTGGAGCTGCGCGACCGCGCGGCCAATTTTGGCGGCGGCGGTGCACCCATTGCCGGCGCAGCGCCGGCCACCGACCCGGTCTCCGAAGCCACCGTGGCCCTGCAGCAGCTGGGCTACAAGCCGACCGAGGCCGCGCGCATGGCGCGCGATGCCAACGCCGAGGGCGATGATGTCGCCACCGTGATCCGCAAGGCCCTGCAGGCCGCGCTGCGCTGA
- the ruvC gene encoding crossover junction endodeoxyribonuclease RuvC gives MIRILGIDPGSQRTGVGIIDVDPTGKVLHVHHLPLVLLGADDFPNRMKLLVLGLNALVEEYRPHEVAIEKVFMARNPDSALKLGQARGAAISAVVMRDLPVHEYAASEIKLAVVGRGGAEKQQVQHMVGLMLNLKTRLQADAADALAVAITHAHVRATAQRLGVNTRQAWGRK, from the coding sequence ATGATCCGCATCCTCGGCATCGACCCCGGTTCGCAACGCACCGGGGTGGGCATCATTGATGTGGACCCCACCGGCAAGGTGCTGCACGTGCACCACCTGCCGCTGGTGCTGCTGGGCGCCGACGACTTCCCCAACCGCATGAAGCTGCTGGTGCTGGGGCTCAACGCGCTGGTGGAGGAATACCGCCCGCACGAAGTGGCCATCGAGAAGGTGTTCATGGCGCGCAACCCGGATTCGGCCCTGAAGCTGGGCCAGGCGCGCGGCGCGGCGATCTCGGCGGTGGTCATGCGCGACCTGCCGGTGCACGAATACGCGGCCAGCGAGATCAAGCTGGCGGTGGTGGGCCGGGGCGGGGCGGAGAAGCAACAGGTCCAACACATGGTCGGGCTTATGCTCAACCTGAAAACCAGGCTGCAGGCCGACGCCGCCGATGCGTTGGCCGTGGCCATCACCCACGCCCACGTAAGGGCAACCGCGCAGCGCCTGGGCGTCAACACCCGCCAGGCCTGGGGACGGAAATGA
- a CDS encoding YebC/PmpR family DNA-binding transcriptional regulator: MGRGPSIENRKNASDAKRGKIFTKIIREIGVAARGGGGDPNNNPRLRVAMDKGLASNMSKDVIERAIKKATGELEGVEYEEIRYEGYAPGGVAVIVDCLTDNRVRTVADVRHAFSKCGGNMGTEGSVSFMFKRMGVLHFAGGANEDAVTEAAIEAGADDIVVYPEDGAIDVLTAADMYHAVKDALEAGGLKPDHAELTFRADNDIKVEGDTALQVKKLLDMLEDLDDVQDVFSNADLGADAYA, encoded by the coding sequence ATGGGTAGAGGCCCTTCCATCGAAAACCGCAAAAACGCGTCTGACGCGAAGCGCGGCAAGATTTTCACCAAGATCATCCGTGAGATCGGCGTAGCCGCGCGCGGCGGTGGAGGCGACCCCAACAACAACCCGCGCCTGCGGGTGGCCATGGACAAGGGCCTGGCCTCGAACATGTCCAAGGACGTGATCGAACGGGCCATCAAGAAGGCCACCGGCGAGCTGGAAGGCGTTGAATACGAAGAGATCCGCTACGAGGGCTATGCCCCCGGTGGCGTCGCCGTGATCGTGGACTGCCTGACCGATAACCGCGTGCGCACCGTGGCCGATGTCCGCCACGCGTTCAGCAAGTGCGGCGGCAACATGGGCACCGAAGGCTCGGTGTCCTTCATGTTCAAGCGCATGGGCGTGCTGCACTTCGCCGGCGGCGCCAACGAGGACGCGGTGACCGAGGCGGCCATCGAGGCCGGCGCCGATGACATCGTGGTGTACCCGGAAGACGGCGCCATCGACGTGCTGACCGCGGCAGACATGTACCACGCGGTCAAGGATGCGCTGGAGGCCGGTGGGCTGAAGCCGGACCACGCCGAGCTGACCTTCCGCGCCGACAACGACATCAAGGTCGAGGGCGACACCGCCCTGCAGGTCAAGAAGCTGCTGGACATGCTGGAAGACCTGGACGATGTGCAGGACGTTTTCTCCAACGCCGACCTCGGCGCGGACGCCTACGCCTGA